In the Candidozyma auris chromosome 5, complete sequence genome, CCGAAAGGGTTTCTTCAAACCGGACATTGTTGAGAGCACTCGCCTTAGCTATTCTCCtctgcttgaagaagttgtatGTTCATTCGGTTCattgatgcaaaatggcCTGTTCATCGACAACGTAAGTAGGGGTAATACTCGACTTAAGTTcaaaatagaaaaagacaaaaggCAGGAGGGAAGAGGATTCTTCCGGAAAATGTTTTCTTCGAGATCAGTGAAGGTGCCATTTGAGGCTGTTGTCGAATTCAAGCAAGGCAACGCAGTCCAATATCCTCAGGGTCAAACAAGCAGGGTTTTGCATCAAGGAGACATACTAAAGGATGTTATTGGCGTCAAGATACTTACAATATTTTCAGCAGAAGCTTTAAAAcagattcttttttttgaacagggtgaaaagaagagtaaTTCTAAAAGAATGCACAGGCTCGTATTCAAAGAAATGACGTTGTCAATTATTCAAAATATTACCTATCAAGGCATTCATACACAAACAAAACTGAAACAGGTCTTGATTGGCCAAAGGAGCTTGAATAGCGAGTTCGAATTTGCTGACTTCGAGGTAGTTGAAGGGCAATGGAGTCAAACATTAATAAACAAAGTGAAGCAAgagcatcttcatttgaCAGAGTCCAACAAAGCCTACATGCTCGAGTTGCCACAAGAATTACTTTCAATCGAACTCACTACTGAAGCCCAGTCGTTTGATGCTCCGAATATCCAGTGTGATCTGGTTCTCAAGATTGACTTCGTTATTTCTACGTCAGAAGAAAGTCCAAACCTGACCACCTTATCATGCCAATGTCCAATTCTCCTACTTCCATCGCGAAACAGAAGGACGCATGATGTTTTAAATCCTCCTCGTATGCCTCCTACGACAGTGGTTGAACATACAGAGGAGCAACTACCATCATACAATGAAGTCGTCTGAAATCAAACTAATAATGCATAGATGCACAGATACATCAAACATCATGTGTCCTCCGGCTTATATTGCTGACGTCCGTCCATCTTATCACAAAGGTTCCCCCAAAGCCAAAACAATTGTGCCATGTGAGTGTACAGTGTGAAATAGATTTCTATCCTTGGTGATCGAACGATATGAAGTGAAATCTTATTTAATGTGAATGCTTCTGAACAAATCAGGATCATTGCTATTTCACGGATTAGGAAGATtattctccttctcaatCTGATTCTGAGGACTCTGATCTAGATTCGGGCAATTCTGCAAGTTTTGAGTATTTGGCCTCACATGAGCAGATGAAAAAGTCGTGATAACGATCCTATAGTTTTCTATTGCCCAGCTTTCATGTTTAATAGAAATTGGTGCCCTCGAGTGTGCCAATCATGGCGACCAAACGATAAACATGGAGGAAATTATATACATCTTACACTTGATCGTGACGACTATATCCTCATATATTTAGCTTGATTTGAGCTCATTCAATTATTTAAAATGATCTGAGGCGCCCATTTTAAGAATTAGTGTCTCAAGGAAAGTTCATCCACAGCGAAATCAACCACGTATGTATCATCCGTGGATGCACTAAGCACTACTGATTCTGGTAACGAGCCTTCACTCATAAAAAATGTGTTCGTTATCGTGCTTGAGCCATCATTTAAAAAGACCTCCAAAAGATTTTTGTCCACAATTGCCCTCAAATTGAACGTCTTGTTTGAGTCCTTGTCTGTTTTGAGGGGTTCCACGAAAGCCGAAATTTTATCTGTAAAGAACGgatttttgttgaatttgttGTCAATGCCTCGATCGACATAAAATGCCTCCACATTGGCATCGTAGCCTAGTGtgatctcttctttggtaCCATTATGACTGTTTGATAAGATACTGATGTTAATCACCTTGCTgactttcttctcagcCGACACAGTGAAAGTCAATTCTATGTCAAAAACGCCTGTTTTGTTAGCTTTAGCTGAGATGGGGTCAGACAGACTCAAGGTTAggttcttttcttcaactaATCGCTCTGCCTTGACTGAGCTACCTATCACAGGTTTTTGGACCAAAGTCAACAAGTCGCTTTCCGGATTGGCTGGCATTCGTGCTAATGTATGGTTTCTCACAATTCCCGTGGACCCCCTCCACTCTTTCGTGGGAACGTGCTTCGCATATTGCCAGTTAGAAGCCCAAGCAACCCCCAAAACACCATCTTCCAAAGGTGCATCGCTGAAGCTCTGGAAAGCATAAAAATCCTTCCCATGATCATGAATACGGGTCTGACTGTCATCAGGAATAAATCTGTAGCCGTCAAAATCGCCAATAAAGTATTGATTCGCAGAGCCACCTAGAGGCATGCCTGGGTTTATTGCCAAAAGCATCacccacttcttcttgtcctcCCCCTCAATTGGGAGTTCAAAAAGCCCTGGACACTCGTACTGAAAACCATAAAGACCAGCAGAAAAGTTCAGGTGTAACACccagttcttcaagtctgtGGACCCAAAAATCTGGATTTTATACTCCTGAGATTTAGCCAACACCATGACCCAATGATTTGAGGGTTCATGCCAAAAGACCTTAGGATCACGAAATTGCTTAGAATTGACATCAAGAACGGGGTTGGCCTCGTACTTGGTGAAGCTGTAGCCACCATCAATAGAATAGGCTACTTCCTGTGTCTGAGCGTCCTTGGAGTTCAATGTGTACAAGGCAACCACCCTCTGACGAGGATCaatgtcatcatcaaagaatCCTGAAGTATTGTTGTGGTCCACCACAACAGAACCAGAGAAGATTCCCTgtcctttttcttcaggcGCAATAGCTACCCCATGATCCACCCAAGTACTCAAGTCCGTGGACGTAGCATGACCCCAATGGAGGTCCAGCAGACCTGTAGTATCGTTAGGGGTGTACTGGAAGTATAGATGCCACAACTGTTCTTTTTCGTCGAACCAAGGTCCGTTTGGATCGTTCATCCAGCCATTTTGTGGGGTAAAATGAATGAGCGGCCGGGGGTCTTCCGTCAAGGCCATTGCAAAGGAGATGAGAGAGACCAAACAAAATAACAGACCAAGCATTGAGGATTTTGAACGGGAAAATCAGAGATTTACGCTCCTTTTATAGCAACAGGCAATAAGATGCCCCGCAAAAACTGCCTCGGAAAAACTTTTAGTCTGGGCAAAAGCCGCACAAGCCCCCCACCCCCCACAACAGACCGGGGTAGTTTTTCCACCACTTAGATTCAAGTGTACACGGGCAAGAGTGGAGACTCGGAATTTTTGGGTCCAAACAACAGCTAAGCCCTCTTTTCGTTAGAAGAGGTTTTTTTCGATGATCTCTGTTGCCAGGTTCGCCCATAGACTTTGTATCATCAAGAGACTTGCCAAATTGGGCAATGAGGATCCAGAGGATCCAGTGCCTGGTTTATAGAAGCTTCCACTATGAAAACAAATGTGCTGTCCAACATGTAAACAGCGGAGGCTTGCCAAAACTTTGGTCTCTACGTGAGAATTAATTCTTGGCAGTACCAAATAGCACCTTTGCCATGACATTAGCTCACCGGAAAGTCACTACCGCAAGAATGAATGCAGTTTATCCGTGGGTATGAAAAAGACTGATTTAGAGACCGTTCTCAATGGGAAACAGGGTTTCTTATGTGGCATAACGAGATCATTTGGAGGAAATTCAAATTTTGAGTCTCGTGCCCTTTGTGCAATAATATAATAACGACAGATCTTTAAATCCTTCGATGCTTACGAATCGAGCACGCCATCGACAAAAGTCGTTAGATGGCGTATCTCAGTTACTAAATCAGCATTTCAGGATAGGATCTCGCATATATCTTTATTGACGGAAAAAGAGGCGACTACAAAGGTGTTTGCGACGGATCATTCGGATCCTCTGAGCCACATCTCGGGTATAAGCGGTCGTTTGCAAGCGAACAtgtcgattttttttttttttttttttagcGCCCACTTGCTCAGTACGCATTTGCTTGCATTTGCTAAGTGTGGACCCAGAAATAATTAGTGACCGAAAGAGGAGCCACTGTGAGTGCTCTCACGTGGAGTCGTATAGATGTTACACactttgatttttttcgcagccattataAAGGCAAAGCACTGGAGCAAAAGGCGAACCCATGGTTATCATGATGGTCTTGATAACTATACATTTCTGTGATAGCCACCTAACATTtcatggagaaattgactTCTCGTCAAGAATTGTGGCAGAGGATTCTGGTAGTACGTCACGTGCTTGTATCGTTATGTACGCAATCTGCGATTTGTGTGTTAattgtggttgcaaaaaaaaaaaagacgtCTTTGTGCATgaattttgcacccaaatGTTCCTTTGATAAGACACACAGGGCGGTTTTCACCCTATTGTAGGTCTAGGCGATGCTTAGTATGCTATTATGGGCGATGCGCCAAGAGGCTTCGATATTGCAAAATTAATTGCATAGTCCTCGTCATCGCATCTATATAAGTGCTGTGTTTCACTATCAAATACGGTtaccttctcttcaacataTCATGGGTGTGGTGGCTGTCAAGAAAGGACCAACGCTGCCTATCAaggcagaagagaaaaagctcGAGGAGATCTACAAAGTGGAGTCTTTGCTGACAGACGCTGAGTCGCAGGCAGAAACCTTGGCCTCCAACCCATTCAAAGACCCTGCAGTTGCCAAGTATTATAGCAATTTGTACGAGGAGGTTGGCTATGAGTGTCGTCTGGCCTTTGATCCCGACTTCGAGTGGGAgcctgaggaagagaaaaagctcatcCGAAAGTTGGATGTAAGAGTTGCTCTCAGTGCCTGTATTATGTTTATAGGCTTGCAAGTGGACAGAGTTAATTTGGCCCAGGCTGTCAGT is a window encoding:
- a CDS encoding beta-fructofuranosidase SUC2 — protein: MALTEDPRPLIHFTPQNGWMNDPNGPWFDEKEQLWHLYFQYTPNDTTGSSDLHWGHATSTDLSTWVDHGVAIAPEEKGQGIFSGSVVVDHNNTSGFFDDDIDPRQRVVALYTLNSKDAQTQEVAYSIDGGYSFTKYEANPVLDVNSKQFRDPKVFWHEPSNHWVMVLAKSQEYKIQIFGSTDLKNWVLHSNFSAGLYGFQYECPGLFELPIEGEDKKKWVMLLAINPGMPLGGSANQYFIGDFDGYRFIPDDSQTRIHDHGKDFYAFQSFSDAPLEDGVLGVAWASNWQYAKHVPTKEWRGSTGIVRNHTLARMPANPESDLLTLVQKPVIGSSVKAERLVEEKNLTLSSSDPISAKANKTGVFDIELTFTVSAEKKVSKVINISILSNSHNGTKEEITLGYDANVEAFYVDRGIDNKFNKNPFFTDKISAFVEPLKTDKDSNKTFNLRAIVDKNLLEVFLNDGSSTITNTFFMSEGSLPESVVLSASTDDTYVVDFAVDELSLRH